In Sphingopyxis macrogoltabida, the sequence CCCGCTTCCAGCCCGAAGCCGTTGACGATGTTGAGCACGCCCGGCGGCAGCAGGTCGGCGACCAGTTCGATCCACACCATGATCGACGCCGGGGTCTGCTCGGCGGGCTTCAGCACGACGCAATTGCCCGCGGCGAGCGCCGGAGCGAGCTTCCAGCAGGCCATCAGCAGCGGGAAGTTCCACGGGATGATCTGGCCGACGACGCCCAGCGGTTCGTGGAAATGATAGGCGACGGTGTCGTCGTCGATTTCGCCCAGCGAGCCTTCCTGCGCGCGGATCGCGCCGGCGAAATAGCGGAAATGGTCGATCGCCAGCGGCAGGTCGGCGGCCATCGTCTCGCGGATCGGCTTGCCGTTGTCCCACGTTTCGGCGGTCGCGAGCTTCTCCAGATTCGCTTCCATGCGGTCGGCGATGCGATTGAGGATCAGCGCGCGTTCGGCGACCGAGGTGCGGCCCCACGCGTCCTTCGCGGCGTGTGCGGCATCGAGCGCCGCCTCGATATCGGCGGCGTCCGAGCGCGCGATCTGGCCGACCGGCTTGCCGGTGACCGGCGAGATATTGTCGAAATAGCGGCCCGAACGGGGGGCGACGAACTTGCCGCCGATGAAATTGTCGTAACGATCCGCAAACGGTGCCCGCAGCGTCGCGGCGCGGTCCTGAACCAAGGCGTCCATATGTCTGTCCTCTTCCCAAATGCAGCGCCGAATCGGGACCGGCGTTGTCGGGGGCGAACATTTCACCCGCGCCGCGCAAACGAAAGCCGCCGGGATCGCGGGGCAAGCCAACCTGTCTCGCTGCCGAGACAGGTCGCGCCGGTCAGCCGCGCAGCCCCGCGCGCGCCATGCGGCGATAGAGCGTCGCGCGCCCGATGCCGAGCAGCCGCGCCGCCTCGCTGGCATTGCCGCCCGCCTGCGCCAGCGCCTGGCGTAGGATCGTCCGGTCGGCCTGTTCGAACGACGGTGCGGCCTCGCCGCCCATCAGTTGCGCCACGGGGCGCGGGCGTTCGAGCATCGCGTCGGTGACGCCCAGCCGCTGACGCGCCGCACGGCTGGCGCCGATCACCAGATCGTCGCGGTCGGCCGCCAGCAATTCCCAGCCGGCGGGCGCGTCGCCGAGGAAGATGATCCGCGCGCCCTCGAAATGGCGGCAGAAATAGTCGCGCTCGATCCGCCGCGCCGCGTCGCGGACCAGCGCGCCGACCGCCTCGGCCATCGCCGGGCCATGGTCGTCGCGGCAGCTCGACACGTCGAGCGCCGCGATCAGCCGCCCGTGCGGGTCGTGCACCGGGGCGTCCATGCAACTGATGTCGATGTTGCGGCTCGCGAAATGCTGGTCGCGGTGGATGATCACCGGCTTGTCCTCGAACAGGCAGGTCCCGATGCCGTTGGTGCCCTCCTCGGCCTCGCCCCAGCGGCCGCCGGTGACCAGCCCCGCCTCAGCAAAACCGCCCTCGTCGCCGTCGCCGATCCGATGGTCGAGGATCGCGCCGCTCGCATCGCTCAGAAAGACGCCGCAGCCCGACCGCCCGACCGCGCGGAACATCTGGTCGAGCACCGGGATCGCCACCGCCAGCAGCGGTTCGTGCGCCTCGCGCCGCTCGGCGATCGCGCGCGCATCGAGCAGCTCGCGCTTGCCTTCGGATGCGGGGTCGAGCCGGTGGTGCAGCGCCGAGCGGCACCACGACGCCGCGACCGGCGACACCGCCGCGCGGCGCGGCGAGCGCACCGTGTCGAACACCTGTTCGGCGTGCTGATGGGATGCCTCGGTCATCGATCCTCTCGCCGCCATCATGCGCTTTACCGCCGCCAGCGTCAAATCGGGTCGCGATCCGCCGCCTGCGCAATGCGCGGCTGCTCTCCTGTCTGCCAGGCCGGACAGGATATGGCGTGGTGGAGGAACGGAGGAAAGAAGTTTGTTTCTGCTTTATTCTCTTTGAGCGAGGTCCATGCTTTAGTCGACGAGAAGCAAATCCTCGATGAACAGCGACACCAGCATCGCTTGGCTGCTTACGCCTGCCTTGGCGTAGATCTGGCTGAGCTGAGACCGCACCGTGCCGGGCGCGGCGCCGCGCAGCCGAGCGATCTCGGCAACGTCACATCCTTTCAGCGCAAATAGAGCAACCTCCCCCTCCCCCGGCGTCAGGTCCCATTCGTCGAAGCGCATGGCGATATGCTCGGCAAGCGCGCCGCGTGCATTGGCAAGTGCCGTCTCCTTGCGGTTCAACTCGGCGGTCAGGCGCCGGATGTAGCGCGAGCCCATGACGACGCCCCCGAGCAGCGCCATCGCGACGATGCTTTCCATCGCTATTCCGATGCTGAGTCCGTCGCGCGCCTGCACGATCATATCGTCGATACCGTCGACGAGGAAATAGACCGCGGCAACCGCCTGCAACGCCACGATCAGGATCGGCGCGAAAAGGCTTTGATCCGATGTCAGGCGCAAGGCTCTACTGTTCGCTGGCGGCATAGGACTTTCGCTTACCTCACTGGATTTAAGCGCCTGCTTATAGGCGGGAAGGCGCCGGCGGCCTAGCTGTCGAGCGATCCCCGAAACCCTGACAAGGAGTATTCGCAAGTGTCGGATTCGTTCAAATCCACGATGACCAAGGTCCCGGCAGTGACATTGGGCTTTTGGGTCATCAAGATATTGGCAACGACGTTCGGCGAAACCGCCGGCGACACCGTCAGTATGTCGATGAACCTTGGCTACCTCGTCAGCACGGCGATCTTCGCGACACTGCTGCTGATCCTCGTTTGGGCTCAGATCAAGGCGCGGCAGTTTCACCCGTTCCTCTATTGGGCAACGATCATCGCTTCGACCACTGCGGGTACGACGATGGCGGACTTTGCGACCCGATCGCTCGGTATCGGCTACCCCGGCGGATCGTTGTTGCTGCTGGGAACGGTCCTCGCTTCGCTGGCGATATGGCATCGGGCGCTCGGTACGATTTCGGTAAGCTCCGTGTACGAACCGAAAGCGGAAATCTATTATTGGTTGACGATCACCATGTCGCAGACGCTGGGGACGGCGCTGGGCGACTGGGTCGCCGACGGGTCGCTCGGTTATCTGGGATCCGCGGTACTATTCGGTGCGCTGCTCGTCGCATTGGCGCTTGCCTATCGTTACACCGCTGTGAGCCGCGTCGGCCTGTTCTGGGCGGCTTTCATCCTCACCCGACCGCTGGGCGCCGTCGTAGGCGACTTCCTCGACAAGCCCATCGATCATGGTGGCCTCGAACTCAGCCGGGCGGGCGCATCGCTCGTGCTCGGCCTCGCGATCGCGGTCCTGATCCTGGCCCTTCCGAAGCGCGGCGCCAGCCGGGAGCTCCGGCATGCGGCGTGATGACCTGCGGCGCCGTGTCTGGCGAAGGGCTGTCGCCCAACTGTTTATCGCAATCGTGCTGATGGTCCCCACCGCCGCCTTCGCCGGGCCCCCGTTCATGACCGACGACCCGGAGCCGACGGAGGAGGGGCATTGGGAAATCTACGGACCGCTGGTCGAAATCGAAGGGCGCGGTAAAGATTTCGGCGGCGCGACGGGTATCGAGATCAACTATGGGGCGGCGCCGGATCTTCAGGTCACCGCCGGGCTGCCAATCGGCTTTGAGCATGACAATGCGGGCTGGTGCTGGGGCTCCGGCGACTTGGAGCTTTCAGCGAAATATCGCTTTTACCACGATGAAGAGGCCGGACTGTCGGTCGCGGCGTTTCCGGGTGTGACGCTGCCGACGGCCAGCAACGGCATGGGCAACGGTAAAGTCACCGCGCTGCTTCCTGTCTGGCTTCAAAAGGATAGCGACGACTGGTCGCTGTTCGGTGGCGGGGGGTATGCAATCAATCCCGGCGCCGGAAACCGCAACTATTGGACGGGCGGAGTCGCGGTTACCCGGCGCATCGACGATCGACTGCTGCTTGGCGTGGAGGCCGATCGCCAGGGCGCCGATGCTGTCGACGGGCGCGCCACGACGAGCCTCGGTATCGGGGCGATCTATCAATTGAAGGCGCCTTTCCGCATTCTCGCGTCGGGAGGACCGACGTTCGTCGACGGCGGCGGCGCGGCCGGTTTTCATACCTTCGTTGCTCTCGGCCTCGACTTCTGAATGGCGCGCATCACGGGGCCTTGCGCCACTCCCCCAGCCCCAAATCCCCAATCTCCCACGCCCCGATCCGCCAGCGCACCAGCCGCAGCGTCGGATAGCCGACCGCGGCGGTCATGCGGCGGACCTGGCGGTTGCGGCCTTCGGTGATCGTCAGTTCGATCCAGCTATCGGGCACGCTCTTGCGGTATCGCACCGGCGGGTCGCGGTCCCAGAGCCGGGGCGGGTCGATGCGACGCACCGCCGCGGGGCGCGTCGGGCCGTCGTTGAGCGTGACGCCGCGGCGCAGCGCCTCGAGCGCCGCCTCGTCGGGCTCGCCCTCGACCTGCGCCAGATAGGTTTTGGGCGTCTTGTGCTTCGGCGACGAAATCCGCGCCTGCAGCGCGCCGTCGTCGGTCAGGATCAACAGGCCCTCGCTGTCGCGATCCAGCCGCCCCGCCGGATAGACGCCGGGCACGTCGATATAGTCGGACAGCGTCGCGCGCGGCCCATCCGCGCTCTCTGTCATCCCCTTGTCGGTGAATTGCGACAGCACGCCCCACGGCTTGTTGAACAGGATCGTCGTCATGGCATCAAACTCCGCGCCACGGCCTCGGCGACCTTGATGCCGTCGACCGCCGCCGACAAGATGCCGCCGGCATAACCCGCGCCCTCGCCCGCCGGGAAAAGCCCCGCGGTGTTCAGGCTCTGAAAATCGTCGCCGCGGGTGAAGCGCACGGGCGAGGAGGTGCGCGTCTCGACCCCCGTCATCACCACGTCGGGATGGTCGTATCCCGCGATCTGGCGCCCGAACACCGGGATCGCCTCGCGCATCGCCTCGACCGCGAAATCGGGCAGGCAGGCGGCGAGGTCGGTCGGGGTCACGCCGGGGCGATAGGAGGGGACGACGCTGCCGAGCTCGGTCGACGGACGTCCTTTGAGGAAATCGCCGACGCGCTGCGCGGGGGCGCGATAGTTCGATCCGCCCGCGACGAAGGCGAGCGATTCCCAGTGCCGCTGGAAGGCGATGCCCGCCAGCGGATCGCCGGGATAGTCGCGCGCGGGGTCGATCGCGACGACGAAGCCCGAATTGGCGTTGCGTTCGTTGCGCGAATATTGGCTCATGCCGTTGGTCGCGACGCGGCCCTCCTCCGACGTCGCGGCGACGACGGTGCCGCCGGGGCACATGCAGAAGCTGTAGACGGTGCGCCCGTTCCGGCAGTGGTGCGAGATATGATATTCTGCGGCGCCCAATATGGGGTTGCCCGCGTCGGCGCCGAAGCGCGAGGCGTCGATCCACGATTGCGGATGCTCGATGCGCACCCCGATCGAAAAGGGCTTCGCCTCGACATGCACCCCCGCCGCCTGCAGCATCGCGAAGGTGTCGCGCGCGCTGTGGCCGATCGCCATGACGACGCGGTCGGCCTCGATATACTCGCCACCCGCCAGGTGCACGCCCTGGACGCGGCGCTCGCCCGCGCCGTCACTGGCGATGTCGAGCCCGTCGACCTTGTGCTGCCAGCGATATTCGCCGCCCAGCCCCTCGATCGTCTCGCGCAGGCTTTCGACCATCGTCACCAGCCGGAAGGTGCCGATATGCGGGTGCGCCTCGGTCAATATTTCGGGCGGCGCGCCCGCCTTGACGAATTCGGTCAGCACCTTGCGGTCGAGGTGCCGCGGGTCCTTGATCCGGCTGTAGAGCTTGCCGTCGGAGAAGGTGCCCGCGCCGCCCTCGCCGAACTGGACGTTCGATTCGGGGTGGAGCACGCTGCGCCGCCACAAATCCCATGTATCCTTGGTGCGCTCGCGCACGACCTTGCCGCGGTCGAGAATGATCGGGCGGAACCCCATTTGCGCGAGGATCAGCCCGACGAACAGCCCGCACGGCCCCGCGCCGACGACGACCGGGCGCTTGATGCCTTTGGGTGCTTGCGTGATGAATTTATACGCGGTGTTCGGCGTCTGCTGGACATTGCGGTCCTTGCGGAAGCGCGCGAGCACCGCGCCCTCGTCCTTCACATTGACGTCGACCGAATAGATCAGCTTGATGTTCGTCTTGTCGCGCGCATCGTTCGCGCGGCGCGCGACGACGTGGCGGATCAGCTCGCGTGGGCTGATGCGCAGCCGCCTGCAGATCGCGGCGGGCAAATCCTCCGGCGCATGGTGCAGCGGCAAGGTCAGTTCGGTCAGGCGAAGCATTGCCCGCCTTTAGGGTGCAACCCGGCAGGGGGAAACGGGATTCAAAAGAAAAGGGACGGTCATCGCTGACCGCCCCCTTGATCTTCAGGCCGCTTCCTTCTTGCGCGACGCCTTCTTGCGCTCGTGCGGATCGAGCAGCGCCTTGCGGATGCGGATATTCTTCGGAGTCACTTCGACCATCTCGTCGTCGTCGATATAAGCAATCGCCTGTTCGAGCGTCATGCGCTTCGGCGGGGTCAGGCGGATCGCGTCGTCCTTGCCCGTCGAACGGAAGTTCGTGAGCTGCTTCGACTTCATCGGGTTGACTTCGAGGTCGTCGGGCTTGGCATTTTCGCCGATGATCATGCCCTCATATAGCGCCTCGCCGGGCGAGACGAACAGGATGCCGCGCTCTTCCAAGGGGCCGAGCGCATAGGCGACGGCTTCGCCATTGCCGTTCGAGATGAGGACGCCATTCTTGCGGCCCTCGATCGTGCCTTTGTACGGGCCATATTTCTCGAACAGCCGGTTCATGATCCCGGTGCCGCGCGTGTCGGACAGGAATTCGCCGTGATAGCCGATCAGGCCGCGCGACGGGCCGCTGAAGGTGATGCGCGTCTTGCCGCCGCCCGAGGGACGCATGTCGGTCAGGTCGGCCTTGCGGATCTGCATCTTCTCGACGACCGTGCCCGAATGTTCGTCGTCGACGTCGATGACGACGGTTTCATAGGGTTCGGTACGCTTGCCGGCTTCGTCTTCGCCGTACAGCACCTTCGGGCGGCTGATGCCGAGTTCGAAGCCTTCGCGGCGCATCGTTTCGATGAGCACGCCGAGCTGGAGCTCGCCGCGGCCCGCGACGTCGAAGCTGTCCTTGTCCGCGCTTTCGGTGATGCGGATCGCGACGTTCGTCTCGGCTTCGCGGAGCAGGCGGTCGCGGATCATGCGGCTCGTGACCTTGCTGCCCTCGCGGCCCGCCATCGGGCTGTCGTTCACGGCGAAGCGCATCGACAGCGTCGGCGGGTCGATCGGCTGCGCGGCGATCGGCTCGCTGACGCTGGTGTCGGCGATGGTGTTCGCGACGGTCGCGTTGGTCAGGCCCGCGATCGCGACGATGTCGCCCGCTTTCGCTTCCTCGACGGGGACGCGGTCGAGACCGCGGAACGCGAGCAGCTTCGAGGCGCGGCCGGTTTCGATGACCTTGCCGTCCATGTCGAGCGCGTGGATCGGCTGGTTGACCTTGACGGTGCCCGACTGGACGCGGCCGGTCAGGATGCGGCCGATGAAATTGTCGCGGTCGAGCAGGGTCGCGAGGAAGGTGAAGGGCGCGTCTTCGTCGAGGCCCGGGGTCGGGACATGGCTGACGATCGTCTTGAACAGCGGCTCGAGCGTACCTTCGCGCGCATCGGGGCTTTCCGAGGCATAGCCGCCACGGCCCGAGGCATAAAGGATCGGGAAGTCGAGCTGTTCGTCATTGGCTTCGAGCGCGAGGAACAGCTCGAACACTTCGTCGAGCACTTCGGCGGCGCGCGCATCGCTGCGGTCGATCTTGTTGACGACGACGATCGGCTTGAGGCCGAGCGCGAGCGCCTTGCCGGTCACGAACTTGGTCTGCGGCATCGGGCCTTCGGCGGCATCGACGAGCAGGATGACGCCGTC encodes:
- a CDS encoding GAF domain-containing protein — encoded protein: MTEASHQHAEQVFDTVRSPRRAAVSPVAASWCRSALHHRLDPASEGKRELLDARAIAERREAHEPLLAVAIPVLDQMFRAVGRSGCGVFLSDASGAILDHRIGDGDEGGFAEAGLVTGGRWGEAEEGTNGIGTCLFEDKPVIIHRDQHFASRNIDISCMDAPVHDPHGRLIAALDVSSCRDDHGPAMAEAVGALVRDAARRIERDYFCRHFEGARIIFLGDAPAGWELLAADRDDLVIGASRAARQRLGVTDAMLERPRPVAQLMGGEAAPSFEQADRTILRQALAQAGGNASEAARLLGIGRATLYRRMARAGLRG
- a CDS encoding helix-turn-helix transcriptional regulator, which encodes MPPANSRALRLTSDQSLFAPILIVALQAVAAVYFLVDGIDDMIVQARDGLSIGIAMESIVAMALLGGVVMGSRYIRRLTAELNRKETALANARGALAEHIAMRFDEWDLTPGEGEVALFALKGCDVAEIARLRGAAPGTVRSQLSQIYAKAGVSSQAMLVSLFIEDLLLVD
- a CDS encoding COG4705 family protein, whose product is MTKVPAVTLGFWVIKILATTFGETAGDTVSMSMNLGYLVSTAIFATLLLILVWAQIKARQFHPFLYWATIIASTTAGTTMADFATRSLGIGYPGGSLLLLGTVLASLAIWHRALGTISVSSVYEPKAEIYYWLTITMSQTLGTALGDWVADGSLGYLGSAVLFGALLVALALAYRYTAVSRVGLFWAAFILTRPLGAVVGDFLDKPIDHGGLELSRAGASLVLGLAIAVLILALPKRGASRELRHAA
- a CDS encoding transporter — encoded protein: MRRDDLRRRVWRRAVAQLFIAIVLMVPTAAFAGPPFMTDDPEPTEEGHWEIYGPLVEIEGRGKDFGGATGIEINYGAAPDLQVTAGLPIGFEHDNAGWCWGSGDLELSAKYRFYHDEEAGLSVAAFPGVTLPTASNGMGNGKVTALLPVWLQKDSDDWSLFGGGGYAINPGAGNRNYWTGGVAVTRRIDDRLLLGVEADRQGADAVDGRATTSLGIGAIYQLKAPFRILASGGPTFVDGGGAAGFHTFVALGLDF
- a CDS encoding pseudouridine synthase, translating into MTTILFNKPWGVLSQFTDKGMTESADGPRATLSDYIDVPGVYPAGRLDRDSEGLLILTDDGALQARISSPKHKTPKTYLAQVEGEPDEAALEALRRGVTLNDGPTRPAAVRRIDPPRLWDRDPPVRYRKSVPDSWIELTITEGRNRQVRRMTAAVGYPTLRLVRWRIGAWEIGDLGLGEWRKAP
- a CDS encoding NAD(P)/FAD-dependent oxidoreductase; the encoded protein is MLRLTELTLPLHHAPEDLPAAICRRLRISPRELIRHVVARRANDARDKTNIKLIYSVDVNVKDEGAVLARFRKDRNVQQTPNTAYKFITQAPKGIKRPVVVGAGPCGLFVGLILAQMGFRPIILDRGKVVRERTKDTWDLWRRSVLHPESNVQFGEGGAGTFSDGKLYSRIKDPRHLDRKVLTEFVKAGAPPEILTEAHPHIGTFRLVTMVESLRETIEGLGGEYRWQHKVDGLDIASDGAGERRVQGVHLAGGEYIEADRVVMAIGHSARDTFAMLQAAGVHVEAKPFSIGVRIEHPQSWIDASRFGADAGNPILGAAEYHISHHCRNGRTVYSFCMCPGGTVVAATSEEGRVATNGMSQYSRNERNANSGFVVAIDPARDYPGDPLAGIAFQRHWESLAFVAGGSNYRAPAQRVGDFLKGRPSTELGSVVPSYRPGVTPTDLAACLPDFAVEAMREAIPVFGRQIAGYDHPDVVMTGVETRTSSPVRFTRGDDFQSLNTAGLFPAGEGAGYAGGILSAAVDGIKVAEAVARSLMP
- the typA gene encoding translational GTPase TypA; the encoded protein is MSLRNIAIIAHVDHGKTTLVDQLFRQSGTFRDNQRVEERAMDSNDLEKERGITILAKCTSVEWGEGADQTRINIVDTPGHADFGGEVERILSMVDGVILLVDAAEGPMPQTKFVTGKALALGLKPIVVVNKIDRSDARAAEVLDEVFELFLALEANDEQLDFPILYASGRGGYASESPDAREGTLEPLFKTIVSHVPTPGLDEDAPFTFLATLLDRDNFIGRILTGRVQSGTVKVNQPIHALDMDGKVIETGRASKLLAFRGLDRVPVEEAKAGDIVAIAGLTNATVANTIADTSVSEPIAAQPIDPPTLSMRFAVNDSPMAGREGSKVTSRMIRDRLLREAETNVAIRITESADKDSFDVAGRGELQLGVLIETMRREGFELGISRPKVLYGEDEAGKRTEPYETVVIDVDDEHSGTVVEKMQIRKADLTDMRPSGGGKTRITFSGPSRGLIGYHGEFLSDTRGTGIMNRLFEKYGPYKGTIEGRKNGVLISNGNGEAVAYALGPLEERGILFVSPGEALYEGMIIGENAKPDDLEVNPMKSKQLTNFRSTGKDDAIRLTPPKRMTLEQAIAYIDDDEMVEVTPKNIRIRKALLDPHERKKASRKKEAA